The Drosophila suzukii chromosome X, CBGP_Dsuzu_IsoJpt1.0, whole genome shotgun sequence DNA window TGTAAGTCGATTTTGAAATGAACAAATTATATATGTTTCAACTTAATCTTATTATCATATGAGACACAGTAAAAACTTAGTGATACAAGAATTTCATACGAATGTTAATACTATTTAAAAGTATAGAATGGAATATTTATGTGACTTTTATGATAATGATGTATTGTAGTTCTttgatataattatattaCGTGTTTTAGGGACTGTCATTATTATAAAAGACAACACTTTTAGTTGATCCCAAGAGAATTTCATACGATTTTTAATACTATTAAAAAGTAAATGtatctttgtttttttgaaTGGAATAGTAGTGTACCTTCTACGATAATGACATACTTTGACATACTTATATTATGTGCTTTAGGGATAGTTTACTGTAAAGAATTTCCAAAAAAGCACCTATATCTCGATCCATTATATAATCCTTTCGTTCGATTCAACTTAATATCATTATCATAAAGACTTAATCATAAAAGAACTTTCATCGAATTTTAATACTATAAAAAGTATGGAATGTTATATAATCCTTTCGTTTGATTCATCTTAATATCATTATCATAAAAAGACAGTAAAGACTTAATCATAAAAGAATTTTCAACGAATTTTAATACTATAAAAAGTATGGAATGGAATAGTTATGTGACTTTAATGATAATTATATAGTTCTTTGATGTACTTCTATCACTTGTTTTAGGGATCATTTACTGTATAGATGTTCCAAAATATCTCCTATATTTTAATCCATTTTATAATCCCTGTTTCAGTTGGGGTTGCGCTGGTCGTTCCCAAGCTAAATCTGTTCATCTCGCTGATCGGGGCACTGTGCTCCACCTGTCTGGCCTTCGTGATCCCGGTGCTGATCGACTTTGTGACGCGGGCGCCGGTGCCCAAGGGCCTGGGGGCGTGGTCCTACATCAAGAACATCCTCATCCTGACGGTGGCCGTGCTGGGAATTGTCACCGGTACCTACCAGAGCATCGTAGAGATCGTCAAGGAGTTTAAGTAGGCCCTAATCGCTAGCAAGTATGTTTTTTTGTACATAAATTATGCTGTCATTCCTGTAAAACTCTATGTGAATGCCTTGCCCTGGTGTATTGTAAGCTTAATTCGTATACCGTGtacttttttttccatttttttgttGATAGTCTTAAGTTCTgcatttgtatgtatgtatagaAACGTTTATTGGCATTCCAAACACCAAAAAAAAGGCATAAAAGAAAATGATCTGCAGCAAAAaccgattttaataaatgaTTACCTATATGGCTTTGATTATTTTAAAACCTTAGCCTGAAAttaattgttattattatatgtaaaaaaaaattgtttattgtCGATTTTATAAATATAGTGAGATTTATATAAAGTATTAATTAGCATTCAGCAAACAATGTTTAAAATCGCTACTAGCCATTAAGTTTCCTAAAATGTGAATATGCGCTTTTGAAAGCGTacaaatcaataaaaacaactacacataaaatgattttttaatcaaaaaaCTATGTAAAAATTGTAATGATATAatattggtttttttttttagcttattataatattttttttaagtcggcagtatatttttgtattattatagAGTATATATGGACGAAAATGGACCTTTTTTTCTACATTCCTGGTCCCGAAAGACTCTTCTCCATGAACTTCTTCTTGGCAAAGCATATCCACCACTTGCTGGGTTTGTCATCCGGAGTATTAAAGACCTTTTCCAGCAATCGTATTCCGGTTTCCTGGCGCAGTTGCAGGAAATACTGACGCATAGTTTCAGGATCTTCGGGCTTGGTGTATATCGCATTCAGGGGGAATCCCGGATCGCCGGGCAGATCGAACCGAGATATAGCCAGACTATGCAGCTCCTGTTCACCCTGCACTTTGCTTGTGCAGCGGGCCAATCGCTTCAAACATTCGGTTATGTACAGCGTTATGTAGATAAGCACCCGATCCACTTCCGACTGCGATTAGATATGGTATAGGGGTTATTTAGGCAACGAAATAAGAACAACAGAAAAACAATTCATTGGTACATATTTACACATAATATTGTGATAATTCTAAAACGATAGAGTTCAGGAAAGATACTTTTTTAATAAGGGTTGTAAAATTGTTTGCTTGTCTTGAAGatcttttttatattaaaaaaaaatatttttattttttaaattctcATAAAGGAAGTTATGAtcatacaaaataaaaacaaatttttgttttacttATTTCTTAAGAGTgtattttcaaatatattttaaaatagacTACAACCATGCATTTTTATGTTGATATCAAATCTGTAGGTATTATATGCAGGTAAAACTTCTCATTAAATTATTGACGTTAAAAGAACTTCATCGAACTAAGAGATTTTGATTtacgtttttttttcaaatattttccattttataCCGATCATTTCTcagtaaaaaattaaatgtgaACTAATAATATGGTTTGTTTATCTCGGCACTCTTTTCTTTGTTCAGTTACTAACCTTAACTTCATATGTTCTAAAGAAAATGTTTGACTTCCAGTAGTACAGTGACTCATCGATGATATCGTTGGGAATATCAACGTTGGGCGCTGGTCCTCGGACTTGAGTACGTAATGGTAGGATGGCCATATTGCCCACCGATCCTTGGAAGTCCTGAATCTCCGAGTGAAAGGCCTGGAGAAATTAAAAAGGCGggttgttaatttattttttaaacaagCATGACTCATTGTTGTGtgtacttatttattattgttcAACTTACTCACCGgcatttttcttatatttttttcttcttcaaTTTCAAAGCCAatgaataataaaaatatattttttatcagTACTTCTTAGGGATGTGAAAACGTTATCTTTTTTGAAGTTGAATAAACGAACCATCGGCGTTTCTTTACTCTAGTACGTTTCCCTTCAATGCTTAGTGAATAACCGAGTTTGCTACCATGGTTTAAGTCCGCGCTTAAATATTCTGCGATATTAAGAGAATTGgacttgaaatattttttaactatttaaaaaatatgtaaacatttaatttaattttaatacagCAATATACCCTATAATGTGCGAAAATGAATTAACAATACAAGCTTACAAGTTTTGATATTCTTTTCGAAGTCAGCGATAGCGAATGACAATAAAAAACCATAGATTCAAGCCCCAGAAAAAAGATATACGACTTTACAAAAGGACCAGCAAAAAGTCTAGCCAAAACCCTAgcaaaaatcttaaaaaacctttaaaaaaGGGTCAAAAATTATCCCAATAAACTTAGCAAAGAGTCAAGCAATAAGGCTATTAAAAAACCcttacaaaaataataatagtaagcCAGGCAAAAAACTTAGCTATTAGCCTACCAAAAAATACAGCTAAACGTCAAGCGTAAGCATATCAAAAAGCATTGGAAAAAGCGTGTAAAAAGCCAATCAAAACTTTCGAAATTTAGATTTAGAATGAGTCTAATGTAAGTTTATAAATGCAATAGCACAATTAAAATTAACGtatttttcgccaaaaatcAGATCAACTGCAGCGGTTGATTGGTTTTAAATTAACTAGTTGCGCCAAACTTTGAAGAAATGGAAACAAACGATAGGCAGACATTTTTCctgaaaaaaatgtatttttgtgttgttgaagaataatattaaattgtatTGTTTCAAATCCTTACAAAAACGATAAGCGACGattttttcattaaattgAAAACCGATAACAGACGATAACAAATAGCAATTAGAGATGGCCCAAAAATCATTTGATAGGTGTGTGCATGCGCTAACTTAGCGGTGTCACTAACCTGACATTTTATAAAGACCTAGCTTTTGGTATTTTGAAGAATGGTCACACCAAACGGCATTACCTATAGATAGTTTCGCGGGTCACACTGTGCAgtgttgttgcttttgatgCGTTGCTGAATTCGGTTCGAAAGTGAATAAGTTGAATATTCT harbors:
- the Arpc3B gene encoding actin-related protein 2/3 complex subunit 3, which gives rise to MPAFHSEIQDFQGSVGNMAILPLRTQVRGPAPNVDIPNDIIDESLYYWKSNIFFRTYEVKSEVDRVLIYITLYITECLKRLARCTSKVQGEQELHSLAISRFDLPGDPGFPLNAIYTKPEDPETMRQYFLQLRQETGIRLLEKVFNTPDDKPSKWWICFAKKKFMEKSLSGPGM